A genomic stretch from Rhodanobacter soli includes:
- the tolR gene encoding protein TolR has translation MRTSGRQRRYKLKSEINVVPYIDVMLVLLIIFMVTTPMMKSNVDVNLPQADAKSLQQKKDPVIVTVKQDGQLFLTLPGAEKELLDATALQTKIGAFVRTNPDVNVLVAGDDQGHYGGVVEVLAELQTAGVSKVGLMAQPVQGKSTSNGRK, from the coding sequence ATGCGAACCTCCGGGCGCCAGCGGCGCTACAAGCTCAAATCCGAAATCAACGTGGTGCCGTACATCGACGTGATGCTGGTGCTGCTGATCATCTTCATGGTCACCACGCCGATGATGAAATCCAATGTCGACGTGAACCTGCCGCAGGCCGATGCCAAGTCGCTGCAGCAGAAAAAGGATCCGGTCATCGTCACGGTCAAGCAGGACGGCCAGTTGTTCCTGACCTTGCCCGGTGCCGAAAAGGAACTGCTGGACGCGACTGCCCTGCAGACCAAGATAGGTGCCTTCGTGCGCACGAACCCCGACGTCAACGTGCTGGTGGCGGGCGACGACCAGGGCCATTACGGCGGCGTGGTCGAGGTGCTGGCCGAGTTGCAAACAGCCGGCGTCTCCAAGGTGGGCCTGATGGCCCAGCCCGTGCAGGGCAAGAGCACGTCCAATGGACGAAAGTAA
- the tolQ gene encoding protein TolQ, translating to MNGGLNVFSLVADSSVPVKLVLLILLVFSFLSWVIIIRKYSQTKAAMENAEEFEERFWSGGDLAQLFREVSNRNGGTGGIENIFESGFREFARQRQRKTHDPRSAIEGSERAMQVAGTREIGLLERNLEFLANVGSISPYVGLFGTVWGIMGAFQGLGDMKDVTIAVVAPHISEALIATAMGLFAAIPAQWAYNRYATKVERIASRYDVFQEEFSSVLQRQIQTDDVA from the coding sequence ATGAACGGTGGACTGAATGTATTCTCGCTAGTCGCGGATTCGAGCGTGCCGGTAAAACTGGTGCTGCTGATCCTGCTGGTGTTCTCGTTCCTGTCGTGGGTGATCATCATCCGCAAGTACTCGCAGACCAAGGCGGCGATGGAGAATGCCGAGGAGTTCGAGGAGCGCTTCTGGTCCGGTGGCGACCTGGCCCAGCTGTTCCGCGAGGTCAGCAACCGCAACGGCGGCACCGGCGGCATCGAGAACATCTTCGAGTCGGGCTTCCGCGAGTTCGCGCGCCAACGCCAGCGCAAGACCCACGATCCGCGCAGCGCGATCGAGGGTTCCGAGCGCGCCATGCAGGTGGCCGGCACGCGCGAGATCGGCCTGCTCGAGCGCAACCTGGAGTTCCTCGCCAACGTCGGCTCGATCAGCCCGTACGTGGGCCTGTTCGGCACCGTGTGGGGCATCATGGGCGCGTTCCAGGGCCTGGGCGACATGAAGGACGTGACCATCGCGGTGGTCGCGCCGCACATCTCCGAGGCGCTGATCGCCACCGCGATGGGCCTGTTCGCGGCGATCCCGGCGCAGTGGGCGTACAACCGCTACGCCACCAAGGTCGAGCGCATCGCTTCGCGCTACGACGTGTTCCAGGAGGAGTTCTCCTCCGTGCTGCAGCGGCAGATCCAGACCGACGACGTCGCCTGA
- the ybgC gene encoding tol-pal system-associated acyl-CoA thioesterase, with translation MPESAPTLPFSWKVRVYWEDTDAGGVVYHAGYLRFMERARSEWMRALGVDQMAFKQATGLAFMVRDMHIDFLRPALLDDELSVTVEVKERRAASILFTQTITKTDGSCLIRASVRVACVDLGRMRPAPIPADLIPQPAP, from the coding sequence ATGCCTGAATCCGCTCCGACGCTGCCCTTCAGCTGGAAGGTACGGGTCTACTGGGAAGACACCGACGCCGGCGGCGTGGTCTACCATGCCGGCTACCTGCGCTTCATGGAGCGCGCCCGCAGCGAGTGGATGCGCGCGCTCGGCGTCGACCAGATGGCGTTCAAGCAGGCCACCGGGCTGGCCTTCATGGTGCGCGACATGCACATCGACTTCCTCAGGCCCGCCCTGCTGGATGATGAACTGTCGGTAACGGTCGAGGTCAAAGAACGGCGCGCAGCCAGTATCCTGTTCACCCAGACGATCACGAAGACGGACGGCAGTTGCCTGATCCGCGCAAGCGTCCGGGTGGCCTGCGTGGACCTCGGGCGCATGCGGCCGGCCCCGATTCCGGCCGACCTGATCCCGCAACCCGCACCCTAG
- the tolB gene encoding Tol-Pal system beta propeller repeat protein TolB produces MRKFSSSFAVILLAAVALFAGPAAAQSLNVDIVGGVKTATPIVVVPFAQAGGAPLSTDIADVMRNDFNRSGKFRSLAKSDIVEFPSKGSDIKFATWRLLKQDYIVVGNVQDAGNGMVQVEYELWDVNKQQSLLHQQMPPAPVGDLRSVAHQIADIVYEKITGVRGAFWTRIAYITAVGLGNNTTYSLIVADSDGYNPQVVARSKESLLSPSWSPDGRKIAYVSFESGNSSIYVQDITTGSRQLVESHPRGINGAPAWSPDGSKLAVALSYVGNLELFVLDLASRHETRLTNSLAIDTEPVWAPDGQSIYFTSDRSGRPQIYQVSASGGTPQRISFQGQSNLNASVSYDGKQIAMVQGNGNVYRITVMDRSLGDQVRFLSPGPIDESPSFAPNASMLLYAATEGRRGVLYAVSADGLVRQRLVLSDGDVREPAWGPYRQR; encoded by the coding sequence ATGCGCAAATTCAGCTCAAGCTTCGCCGTCATCCTGCTGGCCGCGGTGGCGTTGTTCGCCGGCCCGGCGGCCGCCCAATCGTTGAATGTCGACATCGTCGGTGGCGTCAAGACCGCCACCCCGATCGTGGTGGTGCCGTTCGCGCAAGCCGGCGGGGCACCGTTGTCGACCGACATCGCCGACGTGATGCGCAACGATTTCAACCGTTCCGGCAAGTTCCGTTCGCTGGCCAAGAGCGACATCGTGGAGTTCCCGTCCAAGGGGTCGGACATCAAGTTCGCCACCTGGCGCCTGCTGAAGCAGGACTACATCGTGGTCGGCAACGTCCAGGATGCCGGCAACGGCATGGTGCAGGTCGAATACGAGCTGTGGGACGTCAACAAGCAGCAGAGCCTGCTGCACCAGCAGATGCCGCCGGCGCCGGTGGGCGACCTGCGCAGCGTGGCGCACCAGATCGCGGACATCGTCTACGAGAAGATCACCGGTGTGCGCGGTGCGTTCTGGACCCGCATCGCCTATATCACCGCGGTCGGCCTCGGCAACAACACCACCTATTCGCTGATCGTGGCCGATTCGGATGGCTACAACCCGCAGGTGGTGGCGCGCTCGAAGGAGTCGCTGCTGTCGCCGTCGTGGTCGCCGGACGGCCGCAAGATCGCCTACGTCTCGTTCGAGAGCGGCAACTCGTCGATCTACGTGCAGGACATCACCACCGGCTCGCGCCAGCTGGTCGAGTCGCATCCCCGTGGCATCAACGGTGCGCCGGCCTGGTCGCCGGACGGCAGCAAGCTGGCGGTGGCGCTGTCCTACGTCGGCAACCTCGAGCTGTTCGTGCTGGACCTGGCCAGCCGCCACGAAACCCGGCTGACCAACAGCCTGGCAATCGACACCGAGCCGGTCTGGGCGCCCGATGGCCAGAGCATCTATTTCACCTCCGACCGTTCCGGCCGGCCGCAGATCTACCAGGTTTCGGCCAGCGGCGGCACGCCGCAGCGGATCAGTTTCCAGGGTCAGAGCAACCTTAATGCCTCGGTGAGCTACGACGGCAAACAGATCGCCATGGTGCAGGGCAACGGGAACGTGTATCGTATTACCGTCATGGATCGCAGCCTGGGTGACCAGGTGCGTTTCCTCTCGCCGGGCCCGATCGACGAGTCCCCGAGTTTTGCTCCGAATGCCAGCATGCTGCTGTATGCCGCTACCGAAGGACGTCGCGGCGTGTTGTACGCCGTATCGGCTGACGGTCTGGTTCGCCAGCGCCTCGTACTTTCCGATGGCGACGTGCGCGAACCCGCCTGGGGGCCATATCGGCAACGTTGA
- the tolA gene encoding cell envelope integrity protein TolA, translated as MDESKATPKAVVLSAILHIGIVGFLFLAVLPCSTYENVFNALHLPAWMNPITCSKPLELQGQIIEATLIGPTGSPPPKAVKVKPVPDSTPPPPTVPPPTPPKIEAPEVKTLPPPPKQPDLKDQERVVEEAALKAEEAKQLQEEKQRQRQAELDAQAVKQKQEKQKQIDDLFAKMDAAAQQTRKLDSKAKQARQQLEDLKNAQDNGAPDLPNAAQRQTGNNSQNSNLADEYAAAIQNAVTPNWLRPDNIPAVPCQVHIVQSPGGDVMSATVDSSCPYDDAGRRSVENAVLRTKTLPYKGFESVFQRNLTFTFRPQ; from the coding sequence ATGGACGAAAGTAAGGCGACGCCGAAGGCGGTCGTACTTTCCGCCATCCTGCACATCGGCATCGTGGGGTTCCTGTTCCTCGCGGTCCTGCCGTGTTCGACCTACGAGAACGTATTCAACGCGCTGCACCTGCCGGCGTGGATGAACCCGATCACCTGCTCGAAGCCGCTGGAATTGCAGGGCCAGATCATCGAGGCGACCCTGATCGGCCCCACCGGCAGCCCGCCACCGAAGGCAGTGAAGGTCAAGCCGGTGCCCGATTCCACGCCGCCGCCACCGACCGTGCCGCCGCCGACGCCGCCCAAGATCGAGGCGCCGGAGGTGAAGACCCTGCCGCCGCCGCCCAAGCAGCCCGACCTCAAGGACCAGGAACGGGTGGTGGAGGAGGCTGCGCTGAAGGCCGAGGAAGCGAAACAGCTGCAGGAGGAAAAGCAGCGCCAGCGGCAGGCCGAGCTGGATGCGCAGGCGGTCAAGCAGAAGCAGGAAAAGCAGAAGCAGATCGACGACCTGTTCGCCAAGATGGACGCGGCGGCGCAGCAGACCCGCAAGCTCGACAGCAAGGCCAAGCAGGCCAGGCAGCAGCTGGAGGACCTGAAGAACGCCCAGGACAACGGCGCGCCCGACCTGCCCAACGCGGCGCAGCGCCAGACCGGCAACAACAGCCAGAACAGCAACCTCGCCGACGAATATGCGGCGGCCATTCAGAATGCGGTCACGCCGAACTGGTTAAGGCCGGATAACATACCGGCAGTTCCGTGTCAGGTTCATATCGTGCAATCGCCCGGCGGTGACGTGATGAGTGCCACCGTCGATTCCAGCTGCCCGTATGACGATGCTGGCCGGCGTTCGGTCGAGAATGCGGTACTGCGCACCAAGACCTTGCCCTACAAGGGCTTTGAAAGCGTGTTCCAGCGCAACCTCACCTTCACATTCAGGCCGCAATGA